TGCGTTCATCGTAGAAATTCTCTCTTCTAAAGCTcgggattaattaattttataccgTTACAACATAGTTTATCGAGGCACGAAAGTTCGCAAGTAGTAGATACATACGTGTTTCTCGACACGAAGTTTTGCATATCTAACCGGGAAGCTAATAACTTGGTTTCTCTTCGACTTTACGCAGTCGTGTTCCGTCGCTTTCGTAAGAGCGATCGGCAGAAAAATCTGCACGAGCATCGACATATCTCGTTCGATACTCAAATAAGGTGTTGCTTGTGCAACGGCAGCCAACCGCTTCTAACGATGTTTCCATTCGATTCTCTCGGACAAACATGGATAGGCCTGTGGATTCATCGAAGGTAGATGGCAATAGACACGAAACTGGCGTGCTATATACTGTATATACTGTATATACTGTATGACTGTATAATTATCAGGTATATAACTCGCTTGACAGAACAACTGGCCGATGATAACAGCGGTGACAAGCGAGcttataattttcatcgttCGTGGTGGCACGCGAAAGGAACGCGTGCAATGTTTTACACGCATCGAAGCGCAACATTCATATTCATGTTCCTGACCTCCGATAAACCAAATGTAGGTCGGTTATTATCATAATAAATGGTAACTAGTATAGTCGACAGTTTTACGCGTACCAATGATATACTATATGCTATACcgtataaatgaaatatcagaTCGAAAATTTCACGTGGACTTCCAAACTTTCGAATCTACCTGAGAACCTAATCGACGACGGTCGAATAGTATCACAACAATGGCTTAACGTTCAACGGAAGCCAATTacatcctttttccttttaagATCATTATTGACCGCGATATCTCTACGAAACGATCGTGATCTCACGGAACGATATCCCGCACGAACTGCATCCGATTGGAATCCAGTGAAGGGTATGCGGCAATCGCAGTGTACACGAGGCGAGCGAGGAACAGAAGCGACCATGCACGTTAATCGTTTGCAAGTCGATGGTAAGCCGTGGCAGGAGGTGCATGCATGCAAACCGTGTGACCAGCAATTCACAATAAGAGCTGCTTTCCGAGTAAACGATGTCTAGAGCGCGGCAAACTGTCTCGGATAGCCTGTTACTTTTACGAACACACGATGCCGAAGCGGAGAATGCTTCGTTCGAATGCTCGACGTTTTACGACGAAGATTTATGTGCCTTTCGAAAAGAATGTAACGGCAATTTATTTACTTAGCGCTTAGGAGTAGAAAAATTGCGAAAACACGTGATTACTTTCGAGATTTTGTGAATAGGAGAAATTTTAAGTACAGGAGGATTTACGTGAACGTAGTCTTAAACCGGAGATACAATGTATTGTTAGTCTGATCTATTTCGATGCTGAAAATTATCACAAAGTGGCTTGAAATTACCCCCTCGGTTACCATTAAATTCAATAACTCGATAATTCTACAAGATGAAGGCAACCGGTACAATTTTACGTGCTTTCCGTTCGTAATTACGCCCAGTTGATTATGAAACGCATTACTGATTTTACTGAGCGTGGATTACAAACATATTTTATCGCCAACATTGTTTTTTACATTGGATCACATTAAAGTAAGTATTGTCGGAGACACGTCGTTAAAGAATATCGTGATCGCTAAAAACTGATGCGCGACACATCGGTAATTTCACACTTTTTCCTCTGTAAATCCTTTCAATTAATGTCCTTGATCGATCTAAATAAAGGATTTAGAAGGTGAAACTTATGTCCattctatttttctaaacAGTGGTTCGATTCAAGGACAAGACTCCAATTTCGCAGATGTTTCGACTAAAACTGCAGCCAACGTGAACGATAGAACGTTGAATCGCCGTGatatatattaggtcgtccgaaaagtttctttcgttttataaagaaataatggatgcacaacatttttcgttttattttatcgagttaagtatgatccattttgttctatcaggATAAAGATCGCAACGTTTGACAGattatgtttcatttttgtataaagatacatcgttgtaaaagacgtgtctgtaaaagaaagatacttttcgaacaacctaatacattgtATGGAAAACGTCGTGGTCCATCGAAAACAAGGAAACGCTGTGACGGAGGAACACGTCGCGTTCTCTCCCCGAATCGTGTTGCAACGTTGACGCAACGAAATTCAAGCGATTGTATGGATCGATAAGGATCGATCGATACTGCGGCTCGCCTAATCGGTGAAGTAATTTGCAGCGGTTTTATTTTGTCTTTATGGCGGAgggaaattattttacgtaataattaCAATCGCGCGCATTGTCGAGAGGCAGGGAGTGATTAATCAAAAGGGAAATCTGTGTCTCGTTATTACGTGTGATTGCATTGGCTTGTTCATTCCGGCATGTGAAATTCGACGATTTCGGGGAATTCACGATACGCTCGATAGATAGCTTGACCATTGTTACGTCTATGCCATAGTTTCATATAATTGATCTAATTAATTTCACTACGCTAAAgtcttttaataattctttcgaTTATAATCCATTAATTTATGTGCATTCTTcttattgttttttatttaattacttggTAATATTCAAAGGAGGGCggggaaagaaaaggaaggaaaagatTCCTACGCACGATACGCTTTGCGATTTCTTCGTACGACCCTGACAGAAACGCAATCGTGCTACTTACGAGAGTACATTGCATCCTAGCATATCGGTGCATGCATGTACATGATGTGCATTATGGATTGAGCATCTAAGTAAGTGCCTGTGGAGCTAACGTCAGCGTGCCGTAATGTAGATGCTTCGACTCGATAACCGGCTCGATATTGCGTAAGAATGATTACGGTACTAGTTCTACGACCAGTACTGACAATGAGAAAATAAGAACGATATCTATCGCGATTATTATCGACTAGGGTCAAATGCAcgataaaaacattttattgaaaatcgCAATTAtccattaatttttcaatttttcaagaaaattccTTTCTGTATATTACGAAAGATTCGCGTATACTCTCAAGTGACGATTAGCAAAGTTTCGCTGGAATATTTTCCATTCCATCGCGATCGCCCAAGAATGTTTgtgtaaattaatatacagatGTGAAACTTAAAATTCAAGCATACGTCACAAGCAGCGACTGTTCCCCATGAGCACACACCTACGTCGCTCTCGCTGGAACGTAATTACACGCTGCGCTTTGATCGTTCAACGGATGCCCTCTATTTACGGGGGGACGTTTGTACAGACCCTCGGAGCAGACTGACAGAGAAGAaaacagaagaagaaagagaaaacccAAAGGGTGAAACGGTCAACCCTGTCCCTTCCGGCCCCTAGCCGAATAAAACCGGTCGATTTTTATTCCGGCGACCGCTCGAAAGCGGACGTCGGCGTACCGACACATTTGTGCAATTGCGGATCTAGAATTTTCTGATCGCGAGAACTGAACGGCGAAGGGCGAACCGATTGAAAGGGAAATCGCTCGTGAGAGCCCCTCCCTTCCGCCCGAACGATCTTGTGGCTTTTCCTGTTCTCCGTTCCACCTGGAAGCCCGCGTTATAGAAAACGATCCACAAGACTATACGCTCCCGCGCGCGTGTCGtgactatatatttttcttttactaaCCACATTGACGAACTATCTTTGTCTTCCACTTGCTTACAGCATTATTTTGTTGGAAGTTTCAGCAAAAGCGTGGGGGCGAGACGCGAATTCAGGTTGAGCAATCAGCTGGTAAATTCCAGGAAGTAGACACGCGCCTCGGTACCCTTTGTTTATTCGCTGTTCTCTGAGGTGTTTTGTTAAACGGCTTTGCCCATGCATTCCATTGAGTGGGTCGATGCAAACTTTAGATTCGAATGTCGATTACGCGAGGAAGGCTTGAAGATTTTACGCGTTGCGCATATTTTCTCGCTTTCTGGTGCAACGCGTATAGTCATGTTGATCGCGCATTAAGATCTGGGTCAATTCGCTTCAAACGCAATCTATCTAttcgtattattaatattcttttgtatCGCGATTCTTGCACATCGACGTATacgaaatttttgaaatttttgcgATCGACATTAAATCTCTCGTCTCTGCCTTTTATACAagctaaattaaaatatttatcgagcAGTAGAAAACTACGATCTTGCTTCTGTATTTGAACTTGCCGTATAAGTgcagtaaaaaattaattgtacgGTAGGAAGTAGGAaacgagaaataaatattcttaatgTCAGATTCGATTGCATAGTTCAAATGTGCACACCATGTGTGTGCGTATCTTTATGAGATTTATGGTTGCTTAATTACAAAttcctttctatttttttgtAATCACTGCAACTAAGTAACAACTTCACCTGTTGAGGAATTTCGTACATTCGCGGAGCATACACTGAGCTTTCTCTTTGTTTCATTTGATTCTTCGATCGATAGATTATACCCTCGAttgaagtaattaaaaaactcTTTAACACCTGTACActctgaaatattttcgtgatGTTTGCATGTACGTGGGAAACCTAGAAGCGATAAAATTCTCCACGAATGGTGACGGGAAAGGGGTTGAAAGCTTGATTGCAGGATCAATCGAGCGCCACTTAAAATTTCGGATAGTTTTATGGGCGTCCGTCCTTCGTTAGCGTCAACTAATTTTACGACTGAGTCAGCATCGTTGGATTGCAGGTACGATCCTTCTTTGATCGTGGCTAATGAAGCACATCCAAAGATCGGCCTGTCTTTTAGCATGCTCTGATAATCGTCCTTCTCGGAACGTCGGCCTGCGTCGTCATCGCTCGACGATTTACGCCTTTTCTGAAACTGCTTCTATCATTCCATTAAACGAGCGGAACTGaaatcctttcttttttccaacaGTGCTTGCTTTGAATTTCCAAACGGAGAAAGGGATAGATCGTGTAACAGTTAGCGCTTGGAACAAATTCGTCGATTAatcttaaatagaaattaattctcCTTTTAATCTTTGGTCAAGCAGTAGGCCAATGAATCTGTCAAGAACAAACGCATCGAGTTTGGAAGATCTCTGATTCAATCGTCTCCTAATTTATCGAAACGAAGGTTATTCGAGATACAACAAATCTTCCAATTTGAACTGTCACCAAAAAGAGTATAATGATGCGGCTGTTATCAAGGCTATGTATAGAACAAACGAACTCATTAGTTTTTGCATGGTGTGTACGTGAACTGGAATTAAATCGCGTATTTGCGTAATGATAATACTCTGGAAACGAGGCTAATAGTAATGATAGACGAACGTCGGCGAATAAAGAAGTGTCACAATGCGTAATTACGTTCTTCAACTTACCTGTTTAATTGCATCCTTAACTCGTTCGCGCTCGGGTTTCAGGTGCTTGAATACGAGTGAAATTCGAGTTCTTCGATGTGACACCGTTGCGCACcatatgaatatttaagtaAAAAGTTAGATTACCTCGCTGTCGGACGTGAAATCTGTGTCAAACAGGTTTGATACATTAAAAACGTTTCAAAATATGATAATTCGCGAGCGCGATCGTTCGCCTGCGAAAGAAATGAAGTGAAGTAACGATGATCTGTGACGTGAAAAAAGATTGATTGCTCACAGAGTATTCTATGCCTTATGTATTTACTTTCAAGCACCCAGCTATTAATTTCCAAAGTTTGCAATTTCCAATCCGCTTTTCGCTCAATCGATTAACGCGCGAGTAACGTTACCACCAAGAATTGCGAAATAAATCTATTACGTTTAACACTGGAGGACAAACGTGAGTTCGCAATGAGAAAGGACCCGGAAGCGGAAAGAAGGCTCGATGAAATTCATAGATCGATATTTCTCGAAGAAGGAAGTAAGTCTATCGGGCGACACGTTACACATGGATCGATAGTGTGTCTCGATGTGAAAACCGGTCGAGAGAATGTAGCTTCATAATCTATGTATACATGGCGAGTCGTGCGTGGCATATAAATGAACCAAAACGTTGTAACGAGGTCGTAATCCAAATTGCGAATACACGTTGCGATCCTTTTAAAGttgcttttccttttctcattatcatgaaaaaataattttcttagcTCATGACATTTAACTGATTTGTAATTACGCTTACCTGTATCTAATCGGagttattgtaattaattatagaaattgtaGTTAAAAATGCTGTCGTTCCGTGAAAAAATCGGTTCTTCGAGATACGAGTATATTTCGATCTGTAAGTTAATGAGATAATTAGTCGCTGCGTAAAGCTTTATACGTTTGGCTTTAATCATTCAAAGGTGATGCAATAGTAATTAGAAGCATAGAGATTTTAAAGCATCGATTAAGTCATACGCCAACGTCGGCAGACCTGAATTAGCTACGCATTCAGGCAAAACGTAAACGAACGTAATACGCATTAGAGCAGCCTTAGAtgcattaattgttttatattattattattatttactattattattaattaattaatgatgtTTTGACTACTTTTAATTTGCGTGTATCAAAAACATATTCTAGCAcgtttttaattcaattcggAGCAGTTCTCTGGTGCATTTACAGATTCGTCGCAGTTGCTTTTTCGTATTCAAACTTAGTTTATCGTTCTTCAAAACTTCTAGAACTTGTTTAACGATCCCGCGGAGTCGGTCCAAAGTTAGACCGTTCGAAGTTCGTAGTCTTCAGTTACAGTCGCTCATTTCGGCATGCAGAATTTCTTTGGACTCCGGAGTGGTGCACGTTCCGAGAGTCTAAAGCAGCGCATTACGTAAGAAACACGAGACTTGGACGGTTGATTACGTGATAGCTGATCTGGAGCGTGTGTGTCGATGGAAAACGGCACTCGTGAGAAGTGCACTATGCATCGTGCAACATCGAATATATGCCCCTTCGAGCATGACGTTCCACGAGAATGTTTATATGCGTATATATCAAGACAGTATGGGCACCCGTGGTACTTTAAGTACATATTCTTTACATCATGGCCGTCTAGTAGAAGCAATAATTGGCTTCGAGGTTGCAAGACGGTCGCTTTCACGGGAAACTCTAGTGCAAACTCTTGATACTGATGTTTGCCTGTCCGCAGAAGTTTCTTGAAAAGTCGAAATGCTTCGAATAGCTAGATTCCAAGATTAGTTACAAGTTAGTTAAAtctgtattatataattaaacttGAATTccttaatttaaaattctgaAACTTATATCcggatatttaaattaaaaattcatgaatTAACAGTCTACAGCTacatttatttagaatatcaAATCAATAGTACAACATCGCTTATTCTATGTCTCACTCAATAACGGTAAAAGGTCCTTGTAGATCACATCTAGACTTTCTAGTTGTCGAGGAATATAATTAAGATAAGTCGATCCTCattgagaaataaattaattaaataattaaataaacaacaGTCGATAATATATCCGCTCTTTACGTCTCATTTTCATCGTCTCTCTCCGTGAGCGATGGTTCCGTAGGTGGCTCGGTTGGCCATTTCCCTACGGTAGCAGCAGGATCGATAGTAGAAGGTGGATCTGTGATAACAATTGGTCCAAGGGGTTCAACCGTTTGTTCCTCGTCTTTTAcgctatttttatctttctcgtCTAAACTTTGGGGTTTCTCGATTATTTCTGGCTTTATCAAAATCATTTGAGGTTTCGCCTCTAAATCCAGATTTTGATCTGGCATCGGTGGTATCAATTCCGTCGATGGTACCATCGTTTTAATCTGACACTGACGACCCATATAGCCGAGTGGACAGATGCATCTGCAAACGAGGTTTACGTTTATCGTTACGGTCAGTGATTGATCTGGTTATGTCACGGTCAAAGTCAATCTGCAAAGAATTCACCTGTAATTGCCATCCTCTTTGGTCATGCTAATGCAAGTGGCGTTATTACGACAGATTCCTGAATGCTCGTCGCAGTAAGTCAGCTTCTCGTTGCATAGATCACCCGCCCATCCAGGCTCGCATCGGCACTCCCATGGCCGTTTACAGGATCCGTGAACGCAACCAGGATAAGGGACGCATTCGGTACAATTCGGACCTGTCCAACCCACGCGACACCTACATGTTCCCGGACGACGACAACCGCCGTGTTCTCGGCTGCATCCATGCGAGCAAATCGCTGCACAGAGAGAAAACGTTCGAGATACATAAAACAAAACGAAAGTTTAAGTAGACTTATGTATGCTTTCTTGGAGAAGATACGAGGACTAGAAAAAACGGATAACTTACGAGTTTGACAGAGAAGTCCAGTCCAGCCTGGTTCACAGCGACATTCGAGTGGACCCTGGCACGTTCCATGCACGCAACCTGGCAAAACGGCGCATTGTTTGCATTTCGGTCCCTGCCAACCTAATCGACATCTACAAAAAGAAGTACACAAATACCTGATTCTTTTGCAACGAATGATTCAATAAGAAATGATCTTTCCCGTTAAATAGcataaaaggaaggaaaactACGGAGACCAATCTCGCAGCTTCTACACTTCCTCTAAATTATCAGCTACGAACGTTAATGTGACGAGGGTCGAGCAAACGGTGGTTTCATTGCTTCGATCCGTCGCTACCGGCGCTGATAACCGCTCATTACTCAACCATTACGAGTTGCACCTTACCTGCATTCTCCGGGCTTTTCACAATATCCCTGGCTGGACAGACAATCGGAAGCGCAGATTGGTTCCGAACAGAACATACCCTTCCATCCAGGATCACAGGAGCATTCGAAGCTTACGTTACAACTaaagatgaaaatttgttttagtTATTCAGTTATTTATTCTACCGCTGAATGTAAGTTTTTCCGCACGATCAATATTCAAGAGAGTAGAAAAGATTAGACGTTTCGTGTTACACGAGAATTAAACTTGCCACTGAGCGAGGTGAAATTGGTATCTATTTCATGCCTTTAGTACTAGAACCAACTACTACATCCATCGGTTATTAGCAACCGTATCgcttatagaaaattatattgctCTAGAAATTGATACCTGAGTCGGAAAAGGGCAGCGGTTTCCATTGATATATTCACTTCGAAGATCTGATTAAGTTAACGGGTAACTCGTTATTCATTGATGGCT
This genomic window from Bombus fervidus isolate BK054 chromosome 5, iyBomFerv1, whole genome shotgun sequence contains:
- the LOC139987224 gene encoding uncharacterized protein: MILLLACLSLLISPGELDNLYNGHTASVTTIFGLGALPFGFAAGPRYVPKWKKQACEIPASQHPNSHYVCDEAGEVKCLPGWTGDLCDVPICRKGCDPLQGYCRRPGECRCKLGFYGELCDKCVALPGCQHGSCNVSFECSCDPGWKGMFCSEPICASDCLSSQGYCEKPGECRCRLGWQGPKCKQCAVLPGCVHGTCQGPLECRCEPGWTGLLCQTPICSHGCSREHGGCRRPGTCRCRVGWTGPNCTECVPYPGCVHGSCKRPWECRCEPGWAGDLCNEKLTYCDEHSGICRNNATCISMTKEDGNYRCICPLGYMGRQCQIKTMVPSTELIPPMPDQNLDLEAKPQMILIKPEIIEKPQSLDEKDKNSVKDEEQTVEPLGPIVITDPPSTIDPAATVGKWPTEPPTEPSLTERDDENET